AGCCAGCCAAAAAGCTCGTCATCGTCACGGAAAAGATTCTGCTGAAAAAGATCGCCGATATCATCGAAGAAGCCGGGGCAACGGGTTATACGGTTCTGGAAACTGGCGGTAAAGGCAGTCGCAACGTGCGCTCGTCGGGACAACCCAGCGTTTCTGACACCAATGCGAATATAAAATTCGAGGTGCTCACCCCGGATCGGGATATGGCCGAGAATATTGCGGATCAGGTCGCAATAAAGTTTTTCCTCGATTTTGCGGGCATGATCTATATCTGTGACGCGGAGGTACTGTACGGGCACAGTTTCTGTGGACCAGACGGCTGTTGAATCGAGACGACGTAGGATTGCAGGTTCGATGAATCGAGGCAACCTAATGTCAGAAAACTGTCTGTCAATCGGTTGCCTCTAATTTAAATCAGGTTTGAATCGTCCTTACCACCAAAACCTAACCCATGTTTTTGAACCATACAATTACAGCTTTAAGTTCTGGGATAGCATCCCTAATTGCTCCCATGCCCTTGTTGGCAACTGTCGAGGCAGAAAATTCACCGATTGTTCTGGCTGGAGTTCTGCTGAGTTTAGTAGTGATTTATCTCGCCAGTAAACTCGGCGCGGAAGCGGCTAAACGATTAGATTTTCCACCAGTTCTGGGTGAACTGGTGGCAGGGGTGATTGTCGGGGTATCTGCTTTACACCTGATCATTTTTCCCGAAAGTGGACTTTTCGCCTCAGACTCAGCGGTTATGACCGTGCTGCAATGGATTAATCATCTGTCTCCCGCAGCCCTCACGAGTGTATATGAGTCTCAGAGTGAAGTCATTTCAGTGCTGGCTGAATTGGGCGTAATTATTCTGCTGTTTGAAATTGGTCTGGAATCGGATCTCAGACAACTCAAAGAAGTGGGTACTCAAGCTGTGATCGTCGCCTGTGTGGGGGTGGCAGTTCCCTTTGCCGCTGGCACCGTTGGCTTGATGATGTTATTCAATGTTCCTGCAATTCCAGCAATTTTTGCAGGTGCTGCTTTGACGGCAACGAGCATCGGGATTACGTCCAAAGTGTTGTCTGAATTAGGACAGCTTAAATCCAAAGAAGGTCAAATCATTGTTGGTGCTGCGGTTATTGATGATGTACTGGGAATCATTGTCCTGGCTGTTGTCGCCAGTTTAGCCAAAACGGGTGAGATTGATGTTGCTAATGTCATCTACCTGATTGTGAGTGCAACAGCGTTTCTGATTGGTTCCATCCTATTAGGTGGCATCTTCAACAAAACCTTTGTTGCGATTGTGGAGAAATTTAAAACCCGTGGCAACGTTGTCATGCCAGCATTTATCTTTGCCTTCTTCATGGCATTTCTGGGCAGCGCAATTCATCTAGAAGCGATTTTGGGTGCTTTTGCCGCTGGCTTGGTTCTGGATGAAACCGATGCCCGCAATGAGTTGGATGAACTTGTGAAGCCAATCGCCGATCTACTGGTGCCGATCTTCTTTGTGACGGTGGGAGCGCGGGCCGATCTGGGTGTGTTGAATCCGACAGTGCCTGAAAATCGTGCCGGACTCTTGATTGCCGCATTTTTGATGGTGGTTGCCATCGTCGGCAAGGTGGTGACAGGTTGGGTGGTGTTTGGTCAGCCCGGAATCAATCGATTAGCGATTGGGGTTGGCATGGTTCCACGGGGTGAAGTTGGGTTAGTGTTTGCCGGAATCGGTTCTGCGAGTGGGGTTCTGGATAAGCCGTTGGAGGTATCTATTATTGTCATGGTGATTCTGACCACATTTCTGGCACCACCATTTCTGCGGATCGCTTTTGGTCAGCCAGTAGAACCCCCTACCACAGGAGAAGCTTCGAGTGAGGAACCAATTCTAGCGGGTAAATCTTAGCCTATGCCTTGAGCGCCTCCCACGACTGAAGTACGTGGGATTCGCCATTCATAGTTCATGGCGTTCTACGCAGTGAACCATGAACTAAGCTGCTACGCAGCTTAGTCAGATCAGCCATAATGCTTTGTGTGAATCCTGCGAATGCCTATAAATGCAATATATCTAAAAATGAGATTCACTAGAATCCGTAAATAAAATGAGAATTTATTAGATAAAAAGGAAACTTAATCAAAGAGCGTATATTAGAAGTTATTTGTATCTACGATTACCGACTGACTTAATACTCCTAGGCTTTGGGTAGAAGTTGGATGAAGCCGTAGCAATTATTCTGCTTAGAAGGGTGGAAAATTCTCCTGGGAGTTTGCGATTAGTAAAGATAGCATTCTTCCACAGAGTGAGAAATTTGCATAGGAATTTATCAGCGATCGCGCATTTAACAAATCCCCTACCAAGATAGGCTTGACCTCTCCCCCTGACAGGGTTGTCACCCCCGTCAGGACAAGGATATTAATTGAGCAAGCGATCGCCTAGAGCGCCGGAGATGCGATCGCGATCGCATCTCCATCTAACAACAGCTCTCAACTCTTCTCAGTGCCTAGCAACCTAGCGTACTCGCCTGTGATGATTCCATAACACGAACAGGAAGCGGCTTCTAATTTCTGCCGATTCAGGATGGTAATTCTGCCGCGGTTGTAGCCAATCAGTCCTACCTGTTGAAAGCGGTTAGCCGCCTCCGTGACACCCGAACGTCGTACACCCAGCATCTTAGAGATAAATTCCTGAGTCAGCCGCAACTCGTTTGACTCTACAAAGTCACAGACGAGTAGTAGCCAACGGGCAAGCCTCTGATCGAACTGATGGAGGCGGTTGCAGGCAGCGTTTTGTGAGGCTAGAGCGTACAGCGCTTGCGTGTACCGCAGCAGCAAACTTTGCAGTGAGCCACCCTGCTCAAACTCGGTTTTAAGTAAGCTTGCCTCCATTCTCATGCCAGAGCCTGCTAGCTGCACCATCGCGGTTGCGATCGCGATGTTGTCTCCCAAAGCGGCGGGGATACCCACTACCCCCTCATTACCCACTAAGCCGACTTCGACCATCGAGCCTTCTTCGGGAGTGGAGAGCAAAGAAACTATTCCGCAATGGGGGAAATAGACGTATTCAATTGATTCACCCCTCTTGTGAAGGACTTGCCTCAGAGGAAGCGGGACGCACTCTAGATGGGAAGGCGCTGGTACTCAGCATCTGGCAGAGCGGCTAGCAGTCGATTGACTGCCTGGGGTGAGGCTTCGGACATCGAGTATTAGAAATCTCCTATTTTTTCATGGAATCGTTGTTATAAAAACAACTTACGGCATCAGGAGAAGAATTTAGGTTTTAGTCCGAATGTCAAAAGGTGTTTGTTCACTAGGAACTCAAAAGATGGCTCTTTTATGCTAAATAATTGAAAGTCGGTGCCGCGTCTACCGCAAGCGGTAGACGCGGCACCGAGCTAATAGGTGGGGGTACTGTTCTAGACTCGCATCTTAAGCCAATCGACAATCGTTGGAGGGAGGTCTTAAAGAAAGCCCTCTTGAGAAATGACATTTAATGATTAACGCTAGAATAGTTCAAGCAACCCTCCTAATTTAAAACTAAAAATTGATTCATTAAAATAATAATTCTATAGAAGGATGTCTAATAGACCACAGTATATTAACCTAATCTAGAAGATCAATTTTTTAATGAATGATAAACCTCATTAAAAGTGCGTATAAAATCAAAATTTTGGCTGCTTTGGTACACCTTTTGGGTAGAGTTATGAAACTATAAAGTTTAGTAATTAGCCCTATAGGAAAAAAGTTGCCATTATAGGATTTAAACAAAGCATTTTTTAAGAGATTTGTTGTCGGAAATGCTCTCAGATGAAGGTAGCGATTTAGTTCCCGTTAACTCTTTTAATATTGCTATACAGTATGTTCGGGCAACAAGAAGATCAGATTTTAGTAGAAGCGAGTCCTCTCCCGATTCAGGAAATCCCAGAGGATAGGGCATTAACAGAGACAAAGCTGCCTCCAACTGCAAACCCGCATCTTAAAATTCCCAAGCGAGAAATTCGGACAAGCCTCAAGGCATTAACTACCGAAGGAGCCTTCGCTACAGTCTTTTACAGTATCATTGGCGGCGCGTTGCTCAGTAATTTCTTGCTGGATCTCGGTGCCAGTACAGTGGAAATTGGTCTGCTCGCCTCGATTCCCCAACTGACAAATCTGCTGCAACCGCTGGGAGCCTTTCTGGGAGACCGAATCAAGAGCCGCCACTGGTATTCCTTCTTGATTTTCGGCTCGTCGCGGCTGCCGTGGTTGCTGATTGTGCCAGGGATTTGGTTAATCAGCACCTCTCGTATCCAGCCGCGCCAGTTGGTGCTGTTGACATTGGCAATTATCTGCCTGAGTAATTTCATGGAAGCTTTGGGTCGTGCTTCCTTTCTCAGCTGGATGGCTGTGTTAGTACCGGAGCGATTGCGGGGGCGGTATTTTGGCTTACGCAATAGTGTTGTGACGTTGACCAATCTCATCGGCGTGCCGCTGCTGGGTCTAACGGTATCGAAGTGGCCCGGTGGTTCGCTCCAAGGATTCGGTGCGGTCTTGGTTCTGGGAGTTGTGTTTGCAACACTCAGCCTCGTCTTTCAGTTCTGGATAACTGATGTCAATCCGCAGCTAGTACACGCCGCCGATTCGGATACAGACCACAGTTCGCCCTGGAGGAAAATTTTTAGCTTCCTCAAGGATGGCAATTTTTTGAGGTTTTTGTTTTACTCAGCCTTGTGGAGCTTTGCGGTTAACATCAGCGCTCCCTTCTTTAACCTCTACTTGCTGGGAGACCTCAACTTAGATGTGAGCGTGGTAACGCTCTATAACAGTTTGGGAGCTGGTGCTAACTTGCTGATGCTGATGTTCTGGGGCAAACTGGCTGACCGGATTGGCAATCGCCCACTGATGATAAGTGTGGGAATCTTGGTGGCTCTGACGCCTTTACTGTGGCTAGAAGCTGGAACCGCTCCAATTTTCCTTTGGGCCTGGTTCCCTTTGTTGCACATCCTGGGCGGTGCGACGTGGGCGGCTATTGACCTGTGCAGTGGTAATCTGATGATGTCGGTGACACCGCTACGCAATCAGTCGATTTATTTTGCTGTTGCGGCGGCGGTTCCTGGTATCACTGGAGCAATCGGAATTAGCGTTGGTGGCTATGTCGCGACTGTGACTAATTTTGGTGGCTTGCCAACGGCGTTTGCTCTCTCAGCCGTCCTGCGGTTAATTGCCCTGCTGCCCTTGGTGTTTGTTCATGAGCAGCGCTCTGTGCGCGTGCGTCAGCTAATGAAAGTCCTGATCCCAACACTCAAGCGCCAAGCCGGGGCCATTCAAGCAGGACGCACCAGTTTGAAGCCATTACCATTAATAGAACCTGAGAAAGAAGGTTCACCGGCAAGCTCATCCGCTCAGTCTTAAGATGCCGAATTGACGAATCCCTCCCCGTTCACGAGGAGGGATTTGTGTTCATGTAATCAACTATGAACCATCAACGAGGCGGCTCTCCTCCCACCTCTTTTAAAAGAGGTGGGAGGAGAGCCGCCTTCTTTGATACCCAAACCTGTCACGAAATCTATCTTAGTGAGGATGTTTTAAGAAGCAAAAAAAACAAAGTTCTCTAGTTCGGGTATAATGTAGCATATGTTACAGAAATATACCCATGAATCCTCTAGCCACAGGATTACTGAACGGGGCAGCAATAGTAGTTGAATTTCAACAAACCGAGAAAGATTTAGTATTAAAAGTCCAACCAGAGGATAAGGCATTATCCGAGACGGTACTTCCTGCAAAGCCGCCCTTTAAAATTCCCAAGGCAGAAATTCGGACAAGCCTGCGGGCATTAACGACCGAAGGAGCCTTGGCTACGGTCTTTTACAGTATTATCGGCGGCGCGTTACTCAGTAATTTCTTGCTGGATCTTGGTGCCAGTGCCGTCGAAATTGGTATGTTCGCCTCCATTGCCCAGCTGACGAATCTATTGCAACCGCTGGGAGCCTATCTGGGAGACCGCATCAACAGCCGCAACTGGTATTCCCTGTTGATTTTCGGCACCTCGCGGCTGCTGTGGTTGCTAATTGTGCCAGGGATTTGGTTGGTCAGCACATCTCGTATCCAGCCGCACCAGTTGGTGCTGTTGACATTGGCAATTATCTGGGTGGCTAATATCTTGGAAGCTTTGGGTCGTGCTTCCTTTTTCACCTGGGTAGCTGTGTTAGTACCAGAGCGATTGCGGGGGCGGTATTTTGGCTTCCGCAATAGTGTTGTGAACTTGACCAATCTCATCAGCGTGCCGCTGCTGGGTGTAGCGGTATCGAAGTGGCCCGGTGGAGCGCTCTCTGGCTTCGGTGTGGTCTTGGTTGTGGGAATTGTGCTGGGGATAATCAGTCTGGGCTTTCACTTCTTGATGACTGATGTGAACCCAAAGCTAGTACACGCCGCCACTGAGGATACAGAGCAAGGGGCATCCGGGGAGAGAGTTTTTAGCTTCCTCAAGGATGGCAATTTTTTGAGGTTTCTTCTTTACTCAGGCTTGTGGAGCTTTGCGGTTAATGTCAGCGCTCCCTTCTTTAACCTCTACTTGCTGGGCGATCTCAAGCTAGATGTGAGCGTGGTAACGCTTTATGGCAGCTTGGGAGCTGGTGCTAACTTGCTGATGCTGATGTTCTGGGGTAGACTGGCTGACCGGATCGGCAATCGCCCGCTGATGATAATGGTAGGAATTTTGGTGGCTCTAACGCCTTTACTTTGGTTAGAAGCTGGAACCGCTCCAATTTTCCTTTGGGTTTGGTTCCCCGTGTTGCACATACTCGGCGGTGCAACGTGGGCGGCGATTGACCTGTGTAGTGGTAATCTGATGATGTCGGTGACACCGCTACGCAATCAATCGATTTATTTTGCGATCGCGGCGGCGGTTCCTGGTATCACTGGAGCCATCGGAATTAGCATTGGTAGCTTTGTCGCGACTGTGACTAATTTTGGTGGCTTACCAACGGTGTTTGCTCTGTCAGCCGTCCTGCGGCTGTTTGCCCTGCTGCCCTTAGTTTTTGTTCACGAGCAGCGTTCTATGCCTCTGGGTCAGCTAATGCGAGTCCTGTTCCCAGTCACACAGCCAACAAAGCTGATTGCAGCAAAGGAATAAGTTTGCTCCTAAATCCATGCCTAATCCGGGTCTTGTCCCTGCTGCCGCATCTCACATTCTCGGATAAATTGCGCGATCGCATTTTTCCGATCTTCTGTTAACTCGCTTGTTTCATCGAGGCGGCTGATTCTCTCAAGGATCAAGGATGGTTCAAGATAGGGTTCAACCCACTTAGGGTCAAGTCTGTAGCCTGTTTTTTGCGTCCCGTCTGACCCATACTCACTAAAATCTTTTTGCAGGAACTTCTCCAAGAAATTAACTAGCCCTTCGTCATTATCAATAATCTTTTCAACCCATTGCTTGACTTCCTCTTCTCCTGCCCAAGCTTGCCAATAATGTAATCTTTCAGATAGTTTTGGGGCTTTCAGTAGAGAGTTTTGTTGTGCAGCATCTCGCAGCCGCTTCAAGGCTATTTCTTCAAGTTCTTTAAGGTGTTCTACGCTCTGGAGCCATTCCTCTTCGGGGATAGATTCATCGGCTTCATACTTACCTTGTTCCTGACCCAAGGTTGCTACTTCACCCACGATTATGGATAAGGCTTTACCGTTTGACATTGCCTCTTTCAAGGTTTCAAACCGTGCTTGTTCGTCAATCCGACGCAACAGTTGAGAGATAAGGCGTTCAATTCTAATGTCATTACCAAAATCAAACATCCCCTGGGGTTCGTCTTCCGGAGATAAAAGCTGGTCGCCAACATCCAACAAAGCTTTCACAATTGAAGGAATGCAATGGGTAGGAAGTTCTTTTTCAGTGTAATCCTCAAGCTGTTCAAGAAATGCCCGAACTTGAGTCGTGCCATCAGAGCGTTTTTGATGAGCGAGTTCTACAAGATTTTCTCCAAATGCCTTTGCATCTTTTGTCAAGGCAAAGATTGCTTTAATCTCAGCATCAGAGAATTCATCTTGTGTTAATACCAGACGGAAGTAGTTGGGAAATATATCTAAGCTACAAATACGTAATTGCTTGCGCCATATTGACTCGTCTTGTGCAGGGGAGGAGGTATTACGCCAAACGGTTTCTAATTTAGGAAAAAGGTGCAATAGCAGCCGTTTGATTGGTTCTTTATCCTCATTTTCCAGCTGAGCCAGCCACGAATGGTGAAAATCTTTGATTTCGTCTAATGTCGGAATTAGATAACCTTTGGCATCCGCGGTTCCCGCAAAGAATGTAGGATTTTTGCGGATTATGTCATATATCATTGGGCGAAAAGCCCGCAAGGACTCAATAGCAATGAAGTCAACTGAATTTACCTCACCTTTCACCCCTGGATATGTCACGGTTAAGAGGTTGGTCAGGCGAACAATGTCGCGAGGATTGGTAATAAAGTAGTCTATTCCTTGTAAGTAAACATTGCCCCATCGATTTTGATTGAATAGTTCTTTTGGGGTGTCAGCCAGTATGCCATTGAGTTTTTCAAAAAGTAACCTGCGAAGTGAGGTTTTATCTGGCAGAGGTAACTCAAAAGCAGCTTGAACAATCTGAGAAAGGTAGGTCTCTCCAGGTATAGGTTGTGTATTTCCAAGGGTTTTGATGACAACTTCTTGATCGAAAACGAGCAAATAGACAACGTTAGTAAAATTTGGAATTGCTTTAATAAGGTGAAATAGCTGACTAATATCCTCAGCAGTGAGCCTGTCAATATCGTCAATCGTTACTACGATTCGCGGATGCTGCTGTTCGAGTGTATCTTCGACTTCTTCTTTTAAGTCGGAAGTCTCCTTTTCTTTATCGTCAAATAATCTTACGAGTGCATTACTAGCTTGAGCATAAGGAAGAGGAATTTCAGAAACAACTTTAGCAAGATCGGTTATTCGACTTATGAAGCCTTTGGGGACAGCTTTGAATTTGCTCAAAACTGTCTGTAATTCGTTAATAAAGCGCCTTGTGATGTCTTCGCCCCCTGAAAATAACCAGGGATTAAAAGGGACGATAATAGGTTGTTCGCTCTTTGGCTTTTGCTGGAGATAGTACGTTAAGAAGTTCAATAGTGTCGATTTGCCAAAACCTGAGGAACCGTAAACTGCAATAACGAACCCTTCAGGAAAGTTCATTTGGCAAATACTGTCTGCAAGATGTTTGGCAAAGGGTGCATATCCTAATCGGTCTTGTTTCGGCTCGATTAAGGCGTTGTCTGCCGATGGGTCACTAAAATCCTCTGGCAAGACCTTTGAATCGTTCTTTGTTTGAGCCATGCAGTCTCTCTCTTTGTTAGCTAAGGTGTCCTTGCCATTGAACGTTCGTTTAATTAACATCCCCCTGGCGTGCTGAGTGTGGGGTGTTGAATTACGTCCTAATCATGCGATCGCTTATCTTTATACCAATGCCCATAAAGTATCATCAATGAAGCTCTGCTCTTGTCTACTGTTCGATGGACATTAGCATTAAGGCTGGTTGTGTAGAAGGAACACATTGTCAGTGTTCTAGCAACCTAGCGTACTGACTTTTGATGATTCCATAACACGAACAGGAAGCGGCTTCTAATTTCTGTCGATTCAGGATGCTTATTCTGCCACGGTGGTAGCGAATCAGTCCTGCCTGTTGAAGGCGGCTAGCCGCCTCCGTGACCCCCGGACGTCGTACACTCAGCATTTGAGCCATAAATTCTTGAGTTAGCTGCAACTCGTTTGACTCTACAGTATCAGAGACGAGCAGTAGCCAACGGGCAAGTTTCTCATCGATTTGATGCAGGCGGTTACAAGCCGCATTTTGTGAGGTTAGAGCGTACAGGGCTTGCGTGTACCGCAACAGCAAGCTTTGCAGTACACCACCCTGTCCAAACTCAGTTTTAAGTAAGCTTGCCTTCATCCTCATGCCTGAGTCTTCTCGCTGCACGAGCGCGGTTATGGTCGCGATGTTGTCTCCCAAAAGGTCGGGCATACCTGTAACTCCGTCATTACCCACTATGCCGACTTCGACGTTCGAGCCTTCTTCCGTAGTCGCAATCAAAGAAACTATTGCACGATGGGGGAAATAGACGTATTCGATTGATTCGCCTCTTTTGTAAAGGACTTGCTTGAGAGGAAGCGGAACGTTTTCTAGATGTGGAACAAGGCGCTGGTACTCAGCTTTTGGCAGAGTGGCTAGCAGCCGATTGACTGGTTTGAGTGGAACTTTGGGCATGAGGTCGCGAGGAATTTCCTCGCCTTGAATGTTTTTAGAAAAAACAACTAACAGTATCAGGAGAAGAATTTAGACTCTAGTCCGAATGTCAAAAGGTGTTTATTTACCAGTAAGTTAGAACTTGGCTCTTGTATGCTGCATAATTAACCGTCTGTGCCTAGCAACCTAGCGTACTCGCCGTTAATGATTTCATAACACTCACACGAAGCCGCTTCCAAGTCTTCCCGATTCAGGATGGTAACATTGCCACGGGTGTAGCGAATCAGTCCTGACTGTTGAAGCGTGTGAGCCGCTTCCGTGACACCCGCACGTCGTACACCCAGCATCTGGGCGAGAAATTCATGAGTGAGCTGCAACTCGTTTGACCCTACACGGTCACAGACGAGCAGTAGCCAACGAGCAAGTCTCCCCTCCAGATAATGGAGGCGATTGCAGGCAGCGCTTTGCGTGACGAAGGCGTGCTGTGCTTGTATGTACCGTAGCAGCAGACTTTGCAGTACACCACCCCGCCCAAACTCGGTTTTAAGCACGCTTGCCTTCATCCTCATGCCAGCGCCTGCTAGCTGCACCATCGCGGTTGTAGTTGCGATGTTGTCTCCCAAAGCGGCGGGCATACCTGTAACTCCGTCATTACCCACTAAGCCCACTTCGATCATCGAGCCATCTGCCATCGTTGTGAGCGCAGAAACTATTGCATTCTGGGGGAAATAGACATATTCAATTGGTTCACCAACCTCTTGAAGGACTTGCTTAAGAGAAAGCGAGACTTGATCTAGATTGGGAAAAAGGCGTTGGTACTCTGCATCTGGCAGAGCGGCAAGCAGTCGATTGACTGCTTGGGGTGAAGCGTTAGACATTGGGTATTACGAATCTCCTAGGGTTAACCCGTTGCAAGAAACAACTGACGGCACGGGGAGAGGAGTTTATACCCTAGTCCGAATGTCTTGAGGTGTTTGATGACCAGTAAGTTAGAACCTGGCTCTTATATTGTAGCAAACTGAAATTCTGTGCCGCCTCTACCGCTTGCGGTAGAGGCGGCACAGAGCCAAGAGGTGGGATTATAAAGGGTTGCGATCGCGAAGTGCTGCGGCTTATAGCAGATTGTGTTAGCGCAGCTTTCTGGAAAGCGATCGCGGAGCATCCCAATGAAAGTAAATTGCCCACAGACTTCGTTTGTATAGCTGCGATTTTCAAGATGTTGTTGGCGAATTCGGAAGACCTAACCCCCCAGCCCCCTTCCCTGCAAGGGAAGGGGGAGTCCGGAAGCCCCTCTCCGATCAAGGGGAGGGGTCACAACCTTCGCTAGACCAACAACATCTTTTCAATCGCCAGATATTTTTGCTTGCATTGGAATGCACTCGCGATCGCAAACTTAGATAGCGTCAACTATTCTAGGTTCGCACCTTAAGCCAATCGACAATAGTTGGAGGAAGGTCTCGCTGCACTTTACTGCTGACGTACATCCCAATATGCCCGACTGGGAAGGAGCGCACGGTGTAGTCTTTGCTCCCAATGTACTTCTCAAGAGCCAAGGAGGATGCTGGAGGAACTAGATGATCTTGCTCGGCGTAAATGTTCAAAATTGGGATGCGAATATTCTCCAGATTCACTCGCTTCTCTCCAATCTCGACCTGACCTTTAATCAGTTTGTTTCCCTGGTAGAAATCCTTCATAAACTGTCGATAAGCTTCCCCAGCTTGGTCAGGACTATCGAAAATCCACTTTTCCATGCGAAGAAAGTTGAGCAACTTGTCCTCTGATTCGATAGTATCCAGAAGATCAATATACTTCTGAATTCCTAACTGGAACGGCTTCAGCAGCAAAAACTCTAAGTTCATGAAGTCGCCGGGGATGTTACCCAGAGTATCTACCATTAGATCCACATCTAGCGCTTGGGAACCCAGAGTGCTTCCACCCCAAACATTGAGCAGTCCCTCCTTGATGTGAAAATCAACCGGAGTGACCATAGTAATCAGGTTTTTCACCTTCTCTGGGTAAATGGAACTGTAGCAGAGACTGAAAGCGCCCCCTTGACAAATGCCTAACAGGTTGATTTGCTCTAAGTTGTGGCGATCGCGTAATACGTCCACACAGTTATTGATATAACCATTGATGTAGTCGTCAAGAGTCAAAAAGCGATCGCTTCGACTGGGATAGCCCCAGTCAGTTATATATACATCCATGCCAAGATTGAGCAAATTGGCAACAAGCGATCGCCCTTCCTGCAAATCGACGATGTAGGGACGGTTGACTAGAGCGTAAACGATGAGGATGGGGATGTTCAGCGAATGCTCCACCTTTGGCGTGAAGCGGTACAGCACCACCTTATCTTCTCGGTAAACTTCTTCCTTGGGTGTCACTCCAATCTGAATGTCTTCCTCACGCAGGCGGCTGAAGCTCTCGACACCCTTAAACAGTTTTTGGGTTAGCTCGGTAAAATCGTGCATTGTATCCTCAAGACTCGCTGCGTTGGGATTCTCCTAAAGCTTTTTTAAGGCTTTTAATTTCCTTACGCAGCTCGTAGACGTTACGGTGAATTTCATCAACTTCGCTGCGAGTTGGCAAGTCATTCATCTTCAGAAACACTTCCATTAGCTGTTGCTGCTGGAGCCTGTAGGTCATGGCTGCATTCAAGAATTTCCCCTGAATCTCAAGGGCATTCTCTGAACGGAACGTCTGTGCGAATGCTTGGTCAAATACCCTACTCCAGATTTGCTGAAACTGCCGCCAGTTCTGAAGCGTTTCGCTCTTTTCTTGGGAGGATGCCAATCGCATCAGCTGCTCGAAGGCTCTCATCCAGACATCGACCAGCACTAACTGATAGTCAAAGCTCGCTTTATAGAAGTTTGTCCAGGCATCAAAGCTTTTAAGCAGTTTGTTGTTGAACTCACGGGTATATCCCAGACTTGGGCTTTGCAGTAAGTTGCCAGTCTGTTGATAGTCCCAGTAGAGGTTGTTCAGCTCTATTGATGCAACATCGCCGCCTATCGCCTGAGTCGCCATTTCAAGTGACTGGCGCAGTGGTTCTACCCACTGACCTAACTTTTGCAGCCCCTCCGCATACAGAAGCCATAACTCGGCCTGATTTTGAATACCGTTGGCTGTAGCAGGCGTTTCGGGAGTTGTCACAGGTTTAATAAAATCAATCCAGCTTTCCCAGATTTTCTTTTGAGTCTCAGCCCACATTTTCACCAGATTCTCAGTCTGTTCGACCCAGTAAGTAGCGTCTTTTTCCATTGTTGCTGAACTATTGGTGACGTAGGTGGGCAAAATTTATCTTAGATTTTTTCCTGTGGCAAGTTCTTCACCGTAGGTATGATTAGTGGGAATGCGATCGCATATTACTTGCATAGCCCATTTCTCGTGTTGAGAATCAGCACGCAGCTTGGTACGTATGTAATTGTGCTATTCATCACCATTTATTGACTTATAACTGGATTGCCAACAGCGTTGGCCAATCTCAAAAATAACGTCTTCAGCCTTCCACTTCGGCTTGGTTAGATAGAGTTCGGCGACCTTCTGTTTCCTAGATGTAGAATGCTTAACTTAATCCTATGTTGGTCAGCCGCCGATTCATACCCCTACTTAGTCCAAAGGGAAGATTTAGCCAATAAAAAAAATTAGTAATTATTGA
This genomic interval from Funiculus sociatus GB2-C1 contains the following:
- a CDS encoding KAP family NTPase encodes the protein MAQTKNDSKVLPEDFSDPSADNALIEPKQDRLGYAPFAKHLADSICQMNFPEGFVIAVYGSSGFGKSTLLNFLTYYLQQKPKSEQPIIVPFNPWLFSGGEDITRRFINELQTVLSKFKAVPKGFISRITDLAKVVSEIPLPYAQASNALVRLFDDKEKETSDLKEEVEDTLEQQHPRIVVTIDDIDRLTAEDISQLFHLIKAIPNFTNVVYLLVFDQEVVIKTLGNTQPIPGETYLSQIVQAAFELPLPDKTSLRRLLFEKLNGILADTPKELFNQNRWGNVYLQGIDYFITNPRDIVRLTNLLTVTYPGVKGEVNSVDFIAIESLRAFRPMIYDIIRKNPTFFAGTADAKGYLIPTLDEIKDFHHSWLAQLENEDKEPIKRLLLHLFPKLETVWRNTSSPAQDESIWRKQLRICSLDIFPNYFRLVLTQDEFSDAEIKAIFALTKDAKAFGENLVELAHQKRSDGTTQVRAFLEQLEDYTEKELPTHCIPSIVKALLDVGDQLLSPEDEPQGMFDFGNDIRIERLISQLLRRIDEQARFETLKEAMSNGKALSIIVGEVATLGQEQGKYEADESIPEEEWLQSVEHLKELEEIALKRLRDAAQQNSLLKAPKLSERLHYWQAWAGEEEVKQWVEKIIDNDEGLVNFLEKFLQKDFSEYGSDGTQKTGYRLDPKWVEPYLEPSLILERISRLDETSELTEDRKNAIAQFIRECEMRQQGQDPD
- a CDS encoding Crp/Fnr family transcriptional regulator; the encoded protein is MPKVPLKPVNRLLATLPKAEYQRLVPHLENVPLPLKQVLYKRGESIEYVYFPHRAIVSLIATTEEGSNVEVGIVGNDGVTGMPDLLGDNIATITALVQREDSGMRMKASLLKTEFGQGGVLQSLLLRYTQALYALTSQNAACNRLHQIDEKLARWLLLVSDTVESNELQLTQEFMAQMLSVRRPGVTEAASRLQQAGLIRYHRGRISILNRQKLEAASCSCYGIIKSQYARLLEH
- a CDS encoding Crp/Fnr family transcriptional regulator, with translation MSNASPQAVNRLLAALPDAEYQRLFPNLDQVSLSLKQVLQEVGEPIEYVYFPQNAIVSALTTMADGSMIEVGLVGNDGVTGMPAALGDNIATTTAMVQLAGAGMRMKASVLKTEFGRGGVLQSLLLRYIQAQHAFVTQSAACNRLHYLEGRLARWLLLVCDRVGSNELQLTHEFLAQMLGVRRAGVTEAAHTLQQSGLIRYTRGNVTILNREDLEAASCECYEIINGEYARLLGTDG
- the phaC gene encoding class III poly(R)-hydroxyalkanoic acid synthase subunit PhaC, whose amino-acid sequence is MHDFTELTQKLFKGVESFSRLREEDIQIGVTPKEEVYREDKVVLYRFTPKVEHSLNIPILIVYALVNRPYIVDLQEGRSLVANLLNLGMDVYITDWGYPSRSDRFLTLDDYINGYINNCVDVLRDRHNLEQINLLGICQGGAFSLCYSSIYPEKVKNLITMVTPVDFHIKEGLLNVWGGSTLGSQALDVDLMVDTLGNIPGDFMNLEFLLLKPFQLGIQKYIDLLDTIESEDKLLNFLRMEKWIFDSPDQAGEAYRQFMKDFYQGNKLIKGQVEIGEKRVNLENIRIPILNIYAEQDHLVPPASSLALEKYIGSKDYTVRSFPVGHIGMYVSSKVQRDLPPTIVDWLKVRT
- a CDS encoding poly(R)-hydroxyalkanoic acid synthase subunit PhaE, encoding MEKDATYWVEQTENLVKMWAETQKKIWESWIDFIKPVTTPETPATANGIQNQAELWLLYAEGLQKLGQWVEPLRQSLEMATQAIGGDVASIELNNLYWDYQQTGNLLQSPSLGYTREFNNKLLKSFDAWTNFYKASFDYQLVLVDVWMRAFEQLMRLASSQEKSETLQNWRQFQQIWSRVFDQAFAQTFRSENALEIQGKFLNAAMTYRLQQQQLMEVFLKMNDLPTRSEVDEIHRNVYELRKEIKSLKKALGESQRSES